In the genome of Bacillus sp. SM2101, the window AATTACGTCATCAACACTAACTAACCCTGGTTGAAACGATAACGCAGCTGATTCAGTTGTCAAATTAACCGTTGCAGCTTCAATACCGTCCATTTTATTTACCACTTTTTCAATCCGCGTGGAGCAGGCAGCACATGTCATGCCGTATATATCAAGGTCTACCTTCTCAGTCTGTACACCGTAGCCAAGTTTATTAATTTTTGACACTACCTCTTC includes:
- a CDS encoding heavy metal-associated domain-containing protein — encoded protein: MSEQSQLVQNPTQNQMKLGITGMTCAACSTRIEKVLNKMDGVEANVNLAMEAATVKYNSDTVKPEEVVSKINKLGYGVQTEKVDLDIYGMTCAACSTRIEKVVNKMDGIEAATVNLTTESAALSFQPGLVSVDDVI